Proteins encoded within one genomic window of Cellulomonas xiejunii:
- a CDS encoding ABC transporter ATP-binding protein, giving the protein MRGFSQDRDVARQRLAPGTLRRILTFARPYRAQLAVFLVLIALGAAAGAATPWLFQRLIDDGIAAGDTRTVVTIAIIVAVLAVVSAALGVGERWVSARIGEGLIHDLRTAVFDHVQRMPLAFFSRAKTGALVQRLNGDVLGAQQAFTATLSNVVSNSLTIVFVLAAMLSMSWQLTLLSLVLVPVFVLPARWFGRKIAGITRESYELNADASQTMTERFNVAGAHLVKVFGDPARESAAYAEQTARVRDIGVKRALYSTWFRIGLTTVAAIATAVVYGVGGLLAIRGELTVGVVVALAAYLGRLYGPLTAMSNVQVDVMTALVSFERVLEVLDLEPTVSEKPDASDLRAAVATNGATLELDHVGFRYPSADEVSLASLESVATLSRDPVADTLHDVTFSVPAGSMVALVGPSGAGKTTISQLVTRMYDPTRGAVRIAGQDLRDVTAASLRDTVGIVSQEAHLFHDTIAGNLRFARPDATDDDIERALRGAHVWDLVASLPDGIDTVVGDRGYRLSGGERQRLAIARLLLKAPDVVVLDEATAHLDSESEAAVQAALDEALVGRTSLVIAHRLSTVRQADLIVVVEDGRVADTGTHTELLARGGLYADLYRTQFAPAAAAV; this is encoded by the coding sequence ATGCGCGGCTTCAGCCAGGACCGTGACGTCGCGCGCCAGCGCCTCGCCCCCGGCACCCTGCGCCGCATCCTCACCTTCGCCCGGCCCTACCGCGCCCAGCTCGCGGTCTTCCTCGTCCTCATCGCGCTCGGCGCGGCCGCCGGCGCCGCCACCCCCTGGCTGTTCCAGCGGCTCATCGACGACGGCATCGCCGCGGGCGACACCCGCACGGTCGTCACCATCGCGATCATCGTCGCCGTCCTGGCCGTCGTGTCGGCCGCGCTCGGCGTCGGCGAGCGCTGGGTGTCCGCGCGCATCGGCGAGGGCCTCATCCACGACCTGCGCACCGCCGTGTTCGACCACGTGCAGCGCATGCCGCTCGCGTTCTTCTCCCGCGCCAAGACCGGCGCGCTCGTCCAGCGCCTCAACGGCGACGTGCTGGGCGCGCAGCAGGCCTTCACCGCGACGCTGTCCAACGTCGTCAGCAACTCCCTGACCATCGTCTTCGTGCTCGCCGCGATGCTGTCGATGTCGTGGCAGCTCACGCTGCTCTCGCTCGTCCTGGTGCCCGTGTTCGTGCTGCCCGCCCGGTGGTTCGGCCGCAAGATCGCCGGGATCACGCGCGAGTCCTACGAGCTCAACGCCGACGCGTCCCAGACGATGACCGAGCGGTTCAACGTCGCCGGCGCGCACCTCGTCAAGGTCTTCGGCGACCCCGCCCGCGAGTCCGCGGCCTACGCCGAGCAAACGGCCCGCGTGCGGGACATCGGCGTCAAGCGCGCCCTGTACTCCACGTGGTTCCGCATCGGCCTGACCACGGTCGCGGCGATCGCCACGGCCGTCGTCTACGGCGTCGGCGGTCTGCTCGCGATCCGTGGCGAGCTCACCGTCGGTGTCGTCGTCGCGCTCGCCGCGTACCTCGGCCGCCTGTACGGCCCGCTGACGGCGATGTCGAACGTGCAGGTCGACGTCATGACGGCGCTCGTGTCGTTCGAGCGTGTCCTCGAGGTCCTCGACCTGGAGCCGACCGTCTCCGAGAAGCCCGACGCGTCCGACCTGCGCGCGGCCGTCGCGACGAACGGCGCGACCCTCGAGCTCGACCACGTCGGGTTCCGCTACCCGTCGGCCGACGAGGTCTCGCTGGCGTCCCTGGAGTCGGTGGCGACGCTGAGCCGCGACCCCGTCGCCGACACCCTGCACGACGTCACGTTCAGCGTGCCCGCGGGGTCGATGGTCGCACTCGTCGGACCCTCCGGGGCCGGCAAGACGACGATCTCGCAGCTCGTCACCCGCATGTACGACCCGACGCGCGGTGCCGTGCGCATCGCGGGGCAGGACCTGCGCGACGTCACCGCCGCGTCCCTGCGCGACACCGTGGGCATCGTCAGCCAGGAGGCACACCTCTTCCACGACACCATCGCAGGCAACCTGCGCTTCGCGCGCCCCGACGCCACCGACGACGACATCGAGCGCGCCCTGCGCGGCGCCCACGTGTGGGACCTGGTCGCGTCCCTCCCGGACGGCATCGACACCGTCGTCGGGGACCGCGGCTACCGCCTGTCCGGCGGCGAGCGCCAGCGCCTCGCGATCGCGCGACTGCTGCTCAAGGCCCCCGACGTCGTCGTGCTCGACGAGGCCACGGCGCACCTGGACTCCGAGTCCGAGGCCGCCGTCCAGGCCGCGCTCGACGAGGCGCTCGTCGGGCGGACGTCGCTGGTCATCGCGCACCGCCTGTCGACCGTGCGTCAGGCCGACCTCATCGTGGTCGTCGAGGACGGACGCGTCGCGGACACGGGCACGCACACCGAGCTGCTCGCACGCGGCGGCCTGTACGCGGACCTGTACCGCACGCAGTTCGCGCCCGCCGCCGCGGCCGTCTGA
- a CDS encoding MarR family winged helix-turn-helix transcriptional regulator: MEQRTDDVTDGKRDLAPSGAPSDPPPFTVGHDDRPRERREPARRPPPSEELLELLHDVLRAVRRDATERLGHDITPGQLRLLRTLDRLGRPQRLGELAAVLDVAPRSVTSKVDHAEADGWIRRVPDPRDRRATLVELTEEGHDLLETVSAQRHEGVRARLEVLDADEQRTLLELLRRVALAPDDAVAPPPPSPAPNSSFGGD, translated from the coding sequence GTGGAGCAGCGGACGGACGACGTGACCGACGGCAAGCGTGACCTCGCACCGTCCGGTGCCCCGTCCGATCCTCCTCCCTTCACGGTGGGACACGACGACCGGCCGCGCGAGCGCCGCGAGCCGGCCCGACGTCCCCCGCCCTCCGAGGAGCTGCTGGAGCTCCTGCACGACGTCCTGCGCGCCGTCCGCCGCGACGCCACCGAGCGACTGGGCCACGACATCACGCCGGGTCAGCTGCGGCTGCTGCGGACCCTCGACCGGCTCGGGCGGCCGCAGCGTCTGGGAGAGCTCGCGGCGGTGCTCGACGTCGCGCCGCGGTCCGTGACGTCGAAGGTCGACCACGCCGAGGCCGACGGGTGGATCCGGCGCGTCCCCGACCCGCGCGACCGCCGCGCGACGCTCGTCGAGCTCACGGAGGAGGGCCACGACCTGCTGGAGACGGTCTCGGCCCAGCGCCACGAGGGCGTGCGCGCGCGGCTCGAGGTGCTGGACGCCGACGAGCAGCGCACGCTGCTCGAGCTGCTGCGCCGAGTGGCCCTGGCCCCCGACGACGCCGTCGCACCGCCACCCCCGTCCCCGGCGCCGAACTCGTCGTTCGGCGGCGACTGA
- a CDS encoding metal-dependent hydrolase, whose translation MKGAHHALCGAAAWVAVASTAPYTLGWYPVSSLGIVTGALVCAGAALAPDADHHDATIAHSLPPVSEWVCDLVGRLAGGHRNGTHSVLGIAVLTGIAWAAGTVTMHSDVLGDLAVGAGTMSLLLVAFAARALRLARRRLDAWALALALAGFITVAAPTEWDWLPVAVGLGAAVHVAGDMLTGGGVPLLWPWEPRPPRWWRRTPVLNDLWSSGGNFAFPVLGTTGSWRERLLVAPLTAYAAYGMGAAVVVGSLTALGHDPDVVMDQVWDAANVLVGTATVVGTIALTTPPPT comes from the coding sequence GTGAAGGGCGCGCACCACGCCCTGTGCGGGGCGGCGGCATGGGTGGCCGTGGCGTCGACCGCGCCGTACACGCTCGGCTGGTACCCCGTGTCGTCGCTCGGGATCGTCACGGGCGCGCTCGTGTGCGCGGGCGCGGCGCTGGCACCCGACGCCGACCACCACGACGCGACCATCGCGCACTCCCTGCCACCGGTGTCCGAGTGGGTGTGCGACCTGGTCGGGCGCCTCGCGGGCGGGCACCGCAACGGCACGCACTCGGTGCTGGGGATCGCCGTGCTCACCGGCATCGCGTGGGCGGCCGGGACGGTGACCATGCACTCGGACGTGCTCGGGGACCTGGCGGTCGGGGCCGGGACCATGTCGTTGCTGCTCGTGGCGTTCGCGGCACGCGCCCTGCGCCTCGCGCGGCGCCGGCTCGACGCGTGGGCACTCGCGCTCGCGCTGGCCGGGTTCATCACGGTCGCCGCCCCCACGGAGTGGGACTGGCTGCCCGTCGCGGTCGGGCTGGGCGCGGCCGTCCACGTGGCGGGCGACATGCTGACGGGCGGCGGCGTCCCGCTGCTGTGGCCCTGGGAGCCGCGACCCCCGCGCTGGTGGCGGCGGACGCCGGTGCTCAACGACCTGTGGAGCAGCGGCGGCAACTTCGCCTTTCCGGTCCTGGGCACGACGGGCTCGTGGCGCGAGCGCCTGCTGGTCGCACCGCTGACCGCCTACGCGGCGTACGGGATGGGCGCCGCCGTCGTCGTCGGCTCGCTCACGGCCCTCGGCCACGACCCGGACGTGGTGATGGACCAGGTCTGGGACGCCGCGAACGTCCTGGTCGGGACGGCGACGGTGGTCGGCACGATCGCCCTGACGACTCCACCCCCGACCTGA